TTCGCTTCCCGGTAGGCTCCAGGGAGCACGTGTGCCTTCCACTGTCCTCCCGGCCGGGTGTATAGCACCCACAGGAACGGCCGCTCCTCATCGCCCGGCTTCCAGCGCGCGGTGACGCTGAGGCCATCCGGCTCGACGGAAAGCTCCAGCGTGGGCCGCGCCGGCAGGCGGTCGTCCAGCCACGTGGAGGCCGGCGGGAGCGCTCTGACCGCGTAAAGTTCCTTAAGACCATCCGCCAGAGCCTGATTGCGCTGCAACGCCTTGAAGCTGAAGTGCACGTTCCCCGAGGCTCCCTCCTGTTGGCGGGTCACGCGCACCTGCTCCAGGATCTCGCTGACGGGCCAGTCCTCCAGCACCTTACTGGTGAAGTTGCCCGGCCAGATATGTCGGCCCTGCCTGTTCTCTTGCACCCAGTATCTTAGAAGCACCGGGTAGCTCTGGGCCCGGGCCTCGATCTTCCAGTAGAGCTGCGGCGTCCAGTAATCCAGCCACCCTTCGTGGAGCCACTTGCGAGCGTCGGCATAAAGCTCCGAGTACTGGTCGAACCCCTGGATGCCCGGAGGGTAGCCCGGCCGGTAGATGCCAAACGGGCTGATGCCGAACTTGACGTGCGGCTTTACCTTCCTCAACTCGGCATACAGCCGCTGGATGAAGTTGTTCACATTTTCCCGGCGCCAGTCGTCCCGCGAGAGCGTACCGCCGCCCTTGCGATATTCCTGCCAGCTCCGCTCGTCCGGAAAGTCCAGGATCTTGCCGTCCGGCCCTCTCTCCTTATAGGGGTAAAAGTAGTCGTCAATGTGAATGCCGTCCACGTCGTAGCGGCGCGCCACGTCCAGCATGACGGCGATGGAATGATCCTGCACAGCTTTCTCGCCTGGGTCCAGCCAGAGGTACCTTCCGTACTGCTTCACCAGCTCTGGGCGCTTCTTGCTGACGTGGTCCGGCGAGATCGGAGACTTGCCCTGCGGATGCCGCGCCCGGTACGGGTTGAACCAGGCGTGCAGCTCGATGCCTCTGCGGTGCGCCTCCTCGATGGCGAAGGCCAGCGGGTCGTAGAACGGCTCGGGAGCCTTGCCCATCGTCCCTGTCAGGAACTCCGACCACGGCTCCAGGCTGGACTCATACATCGCGTCGCATGCCGGACGAACCTGGAAGATCAGGGCATTCAGGTTCAGCTCGGCGGCGCGGTCCATAATGCGCACCAGCTCTGACTTCTGCTGATCCACGCTCAGCCCTGGCCGCGATGGCCAGTCAATGTTCGCCACCGTGGCGATCCAGGCCGCCCGGAACTCCCGGGGGGGTGAAGGGATAGCATGCAGCTCTTCCTCGGTCAGTGGAACGCTCTGCGCGCTGCACCCAGAGGTTAGGGCAAGAATCAGCAGGATGAGGGTCGTGAGCCTGGCTTTCAGGGACATCATCGGCGCACCTCTTTCGGTAATCCCGGACCGCCCCGTGCTCCTTTGCGCTTCGGGGGGTGTTGCGGAACCGTTACCGCAGTGTTCGGCGTCTGGCTCGTGTTTATCCTCCCGGCATCTTCCGCCAGCTCTTCCAGGGCTGTGCAGTCTAGATGGTCAGTATTTATACCTGATTTGGGGCCAGAGAGGTGTATTCGGGTTTGCAGCGGTGTATATTTGTTATCGCTCTGTTACGGAAGTGTCTCGCCCGGTGCAGCCGGCCGGCATTGACATAACAGCGGATTGCTGCAATCCAGCCTGCCGCCCCCTCAAAGCAGGGGGCGAAAGAAAGGAGAACGGGGCCTGCCAGAAGGTGCGGCACATCTGGCAGGTCCCGGTCTCTGCCGTGGGAGGCCTGCAAACACAACCAGGATCGCTTGTCCCAGCGACCGGAGCAGCGAGGGGTACAACCCCGGCAAGATCCGGGCAGGGTGGGAGAGCGAAGCGAGCCTGCCAGGTCTACCCTTGCCCGGACCTGGCAGGCCGTCTTTTTCAGAGAGACTTCTTTTTCAGGCGCTTGCCAGTGCGGCTTTGACGCAGCTCTCCAGCGTTTCCAGACCCTCCAGGAGCACGTCGCGCTGGATGTTCAAAGGAGGGTTCACCTTGATGGCACCGCCGCCCACACCCACCGGCGCGAACAGCATCACCCCGCACTCCACGGCGCGCCGCACCACTTCGAACGCCAGGTCCGGGTCCGGCTCAGTGGTTCCCGGACGCACGAACTGCAGCGCCATCACCAGTCCTGCGCCGTCCGCCCGACCGATCCTTCCGCTGGAGGCCGCCATCATACGGGCGCCCGCATCCAGCAGATCACGCTCCAGCTCTTTCGCGTGCTCAACCAGCCCTTCTTCCAGAATGACCTCGATATTCGCCAGGGCGGCGGCCGCACAGACCGGGTTGGCGGAGTGGGTGGAGGTCATTTCGCCCGGTCCGTAAAGACCCATCATTTCGTCGGTCCCCGCCACTGCGGAAAGGGGCATCCCTCCAGAGATCCCCTTCCCGAAGCAAGCCAGGTCCGGTACGATTCCGTAGTGCTGGAACCCGAACATTTTGCCCGTGCGGCCGAATCCCGCCTGCACCTCATCGAAGATGAGCGCCGCGCCGTTGGCGTCGCACCACGCGCGAAGATCCCTTGCATACTGCTCCGGCATCAACTTCGCGTTGCATCCTTGATAGGTCTCGCTGAGGACGCCGGCTACCTGCTCGGGACGCACACCTTTCTGGGCCAGGGTTTTCTCAAACAGGGCGAACGACGTGTCCGGGCAGCGGAAACCATCCGGATAGGGGACCTGCACGAAATCCGGACAGCCGCAGCCGATCCACGTCTTCAGGGCAGGGATGCCTCCGGCGAGCTGTGAGCCCATGGTGCGCCCATGGAAAGCGTTGTCGAATCCGACAATGACCCTGCGCTGTGTCTCTCCGCGGGTCACGGCGCGTGTCTTGGCCAGTTTGATGGCGCACTCCACCGCCTCCGATCCCGTCGTCAGAAGGAACACCCGGTGCAGAGGCGGCGGCATGAGAGAGCTGAGCTTCTCCACCAGCCGGGCGCGCACGTCGGTGGGGAAGCAGTAGGCGTGATACAGGTGCTTTTCCGCCGTCTCGCGGATCGCCGCCACCACCCGGGGGTGATGGTGCCCCACGCTGGTCACCAGCACTCCCGAGCTGAAGTCTATCCACTGGTTGCCGTACGGGTCGCGGATGAAGCTGCCTTCGCCTGAATCCCAGATAACCGGCGGCTGCCCGCCCATGGAGCGGGGCTCGGCGTCGCGCAGCTTCTGCAGGATGGGTATGGACTCCGGAACAGGGATGGGAGTGACGATGCGGCGATACGCGGTCTCAATGCGCTCGACCTGGCGCGGTTCAAGCGGAAATTCTCTGGTTGCCAATGCGGGTCCTCTTCTGCGGTGTGTGTGAAGCGATAATGCCCACCCCTCTCCCCAGTTGAGTTCGACTTGCGCGCCCGGACCTCCTGCCTCATACCGTCTCTGTGCCGCACCAGCGGACGATGAGCCGCGCCAGCGCCCGCGCTGCGTCGCGAATCTCCTCCAGCGCCACCTTCTCCCAAGCGGAATGCGCATCCCGCAGGTCGCCCGGCCCAAAAACTACCGTCGGGATGCCCGCCCGGAGATGGATCAGGCGGGCGTCGCAGGACGCCAGAAAACCGGAGATCTGCGCTCGCCCACGAACCTCCGCCACCTGCTGCGCAAGCAACGTGGGCAGGGGATGGGCCACGTCCAGGGCGTAAGGAGCGTTAGCAAGCCCATCGAAGCGGATCTCAGCATCCACTCTGTGGCGTTGCCGAGCCTCACGCACCGCCGACTCCAACCCTGAGCGCACCTCCTCCAGCGAGGCGTTCGGAAGAAAACTGACAGCACCCCTGGCCTCGGCCGTGGCCGGAACGGTGGAGGGCCAGTCACCGGCGTGGACCTCACCGATATTCACGTGCACCGGGCTGGGATGGGACGGAAACAGGGGCACGTCCCGGGACCGCTCAACCAGGGCCTCTCCGAACGCGCGTACTCCCGCCAGCACCTTTTCCAGATCCTCGAAGGCGCTCTGCCCCTCCCACCAGCGTCCCATATGGGTGGCCTTCCCACGGACCAGGATGCGGAACCACAGCGCGCCGCGATTGGCCGGATGCACTTCCAGGCGCGAGGGCTCCAGCACCACGCATCCGTCTGCCCGCCCGCCTGTCCGGATCCATGCCAGTGTGCCGTTGCCCCCGGCCTCCTCCTCCACCACGCTGAGCCCCACGCATTCGCCGGTTGGTTCCAGGCCCGCTTCCCTGACTGCCAGCATCGCCAGGCACATTGTAACCACCTGCCCTTTAGCGTCGCAGGCTCCGCGTCCGCAAATGACGTTGTTCTCCCTATGGACGGCGTATCCCGAGGTTGCCTCAGGCGGCACTACGTCCATGTGGGTGTTCAAAACGAGGGTTTTCCCGCCGGCGGCTCTCCCGATGCGCATCCGCACGTTGGGAGCGTGACGCCCGTCCGCCTGACAGGGCACGTAGTCCGCATCGCTCTCCAGCTCAGGATCCACCTCCTGCAGAAAACACTCCATGCCGCGGCCCATTAGCCAGCGGAGCAGGGTAAGTTGCGCCTCGCCCTCCGAGCCCGCCGGCGACGGGACCTGGATGAGCCGCTCCAGAAGCACGGCCGCATCCTCCAGCATACCATCAATGGCGCGGTCCAAGCGGTGGCCTGCGTCCCGTGGCTCCTCTGTCGTCATCTGCTCCGGATTTCCTGCTCCAGCCGATCCAACTCCGCCCGGATGTTCTGGAGCCGCTGAAGCACCTCCGCCTGCGGGCCGGATGCGTCCCGCTCCTTCTCATACTCGGCCTTTGCGGTCTCCAGGTTGTTCAGCACCACGGCGATGAACAGGTTCACCACCACGAATACCGCAATGACCACGTAGCTCCCGTAAAACGCCCAAGCCCACGGGTGCTCTCCTTCGGTCGCGCGCATCACTTCCACCCATCCCTCCAGCGTCAGGATCTGGAAGAGTGTCATCAGCGATCGCGCGAGGGTCCCCCAGTGCTCCGGGTCGTCGTTGTGGAACGAGTGATAGCCCAGCACTCCATAGACATAGAGGAGCAGAGAGAGCAGCAGGGTGACGTGTCCGAGGGATGGGATGGAACGCAGCATCGTCGCCACGATGAGGCGGAGTTCCTCCGACACGGACACCACACGCACCACTCTCAGCAACCTCGCGACGCGCGCGATATTGGCGAAAGCTCCCGTCTGAGGCAAAAGCGACGCGGAGACGATCAAGAAGTCGAAAACATTCCAGCCGTTGGCAAAGAAGCGGTGATAGCGCGGTCCGCAGGCCAGGATGCGGATGATGATCTCCACCACAAAGATGATCTGAATGGCCACGTTGATGGCGTGGAACAGATCTCCGAAGGCACTCATCAGCCTGGCGGAGGTCTCCAGACCCATCACCACGGCGGTGAAAACGATGATCCCGAGGATGGCGTTCTGGAAGAGCCGGCTCTCGGCGATGCGGCGGCAGACTCCTGTCATCGTGAGTTTTGAGGATTCCTTTCCGTTGCCCGGCGGACGCCGGGAGGTTTCAGAGTGCGGCCACTATCCGCGGGCCACTTCCGGGGATTCCCTCCAGGCTGCGGCGGCCGCCGTCGAAAGGCCACCGCCCGAGCTGAACGCCACAAGGGCCCATGCGCGCGCCGGATCCAGCAGGAAGGCATCCAGCAACAATACGTATGCCGTCGCCGCGATGATTCCGATGGCGGCCCCGGCAACCCCTCCGCTCAGCAGGTTCTGCCGGAGAAACCTGCCGGAGGCCTCGGCTGCGGCAAGACCGCCTCCCAGCGCCCCCAGAAGGGCGAAGCCGGCCACGCACCAAGCCAGAGCAGGCGTCTGGAACAGACTGGCTGGCCCTCCCGTGGCCATCAGATAGGCCAGCCCGGCCATCGCTCCCAGCGCCAGTCCCGTCAGGCTTCTCAGAGTCAGCAGCCCGGTGCGCTCGGGTGCGAAAGCCACCGGAGAGGTGGGGACCTGCCGGCCCGTGGCCCGAAATGCCGCTTCCAGCGGCTCGGCTCCTGGCCGCGAGAAATATTCCTCCAGAGTGCGGTACGCGTGGATGATGCGCTTGAGCTCCTCTTCCGCGCCAGGACGCCCGGGATTCAGATCGGGATGGCACGCGCGGACGCGCCGGCGGAATGCCTGCCGGACCGACTTTCTATCCACTCTGCCCCTCAGTCCCAGGACCTCATAACATTCACTGAGGGGCATAGGGCGACGGTTCTTTCCTGTCTCCTTTGCCAACAGTGTCTTCCCGGATACTTCAGCTTCGCAAAATTCATTGTAACAGCTGCGGTGCCCGTTCGAAAACGTCCACCTCAGCAGTACAAATAAAAATAACCCGCGTGCGGGTCGGGGTTCAGCGTGTTGCCGCGAGCATCGGTCGGGCGTTCTCGTCTGTCCGGCAAGGCAGTCTCTGCCCTCACGCGCTCCTCCCCGTAAATGCCGGCGGCCTTGCTCCGAGATTGCAGTCCGGGCTCACCGCCACTCGACGGCTACGATGTCCTGCAACTCGCTGAGGCGGCCCGTCAGCTCCGGGATGTCCAGACCTCCAGGGCGATAGACCGAGAGGGCCAGCGTCCCCACGCCGCCACCCAGCCCGGCCAGGGTGCCGGCGCTCCGCACCTCGATTCCCATGTCGTCCAGCAGGTCCACCACCTGGCGCATGGTCTTCTTGGCGTTGGTGCAGGTGACGAACAGCTCCCGGGAGTCCCTCCATCCCTCCAGAAAGCGCTCGATCCTCCGGATGATGGTCAGCGTGGCCCAGATGACCAACGTGGCGATGAGCGCCGTATAGATCATCCTCCCGCCTAGCCCCACGGCAAGCCCGACGCCCGCCACTGCCCAGAGGGTGGCCGCCGTCGTCAGGCCGCGCACCACACTGCCGTGATGGATGATTGTCCCCGCTCCCAGGAATCCTACACCCGTCACGATCTGCGCCGCGATGCGTCCGGCATCGCCCGTGGTTCCTGCAACCTGCCGTGAGGCGATGGTGAAGAGCGTGGCTCCAACACCCACCAGAATGTGCGTCCGTAACCCGGCCGGGCGGCCATGCAGCTCCCGCTCGAATCCCACAACGCTTGCGAACACCACGGACAGCACCAGTTGTCCCGTGACGTTCAGCAGATAATCCCAGGTTGCCATCTGCCGCCGATCCTTATCCGTTCCCGGTGAGGGGACCGTTCAGCGGGCCGCCGCTTCCGCCTCCGCCGCCGCCCGGTCCAATTCCGAGATGAGCGCGCGCCGCATCGCCAGCGTGCGCTCCACGATATCGGTCACCGCCACCTCTTCGCGCACGTCCCGCCCGCGCACCCGCAACTCCACCCAGCCGTCCCGCGCTCCGCGCCCCACCACTATCTGCAACGGGATGCCGATCAGATCGGCGTCCTTGAACTTTACACCGGCCCGCTCATCCCGGTCGTCCAGCAGGACGGAGATGCCGGCCTGTTGCAGCATTGCGAAGATCTCTTCAGCCACCTGGATGTCCTGCGCCGCGTTCAGACAGACCAGCGTCACATCGAAGGGCGCCACCGTCGCCGGCCACAGAAGGCCGTCCACATCGGCGTTCTGTTCCGCGATGGCCGCCACCGCCCGGCTCACCCCCAGTCCGTAGCTACCCAGATAGACCGGGCGCTCCTGTCCGGCCGCATCCTGAAAATACGCCCCCATCGCCTCGCTGAAACGGGTGCCGATCTGGAAGATGTGCGCCATCTCAATGCCGTAAAGCGCTTCCAGCTCGCCTCCGCAGCGGGGACAGGGATCTCCGTCGCACGCCGCCCGCAGATCCGCCCAAAGATCCACCTGAAAATCCCGGCCCTCATTGACATTCAGCACGTGAGCGTCCGCATGGTTGGCCCCGGCCACCCAGTTGCCTCCGATCTGCAGTTCGCGGTCGGCGATGATGCGCACACCCTCCAGACCCTGGGGGCCGGCGAAGCCCACCGGCGCGCCGGTGATCCGCTCCACCACATCGGCGGAGGCCATCTCCACGGCCACCCCGCCCAGAGCCCGCTCCAGCTTGGCCTCGTTCAGATCCCGGTCTCCCCGCACCAGCGCAGCCACCACGTCGCCATTCTGAGTGCAGTAAAGCAGCGTCTTGATCAGCTTTTCAGCCGGCACCTGCAGGAACGCCGTGACCTCCTCCACCGTACGCATCCCGGGAGTCCGGACCAGCTTCGGCGGGTCTGCTTCGATGGGCTCGGCGGGTCCGGGGTCGCCCAGCTCGCAGCGGTCGGAATCCGCCGCATATCCGCAGGAGTCGCACAGGAAGACCAGGTCTTCGCCCGAGTCCACCAGAGTCACGAAGCGGTGGTTCGTGCTGCCGAAACCGTCCGGGTCGGCCTCCACCGTCACGAAGTCCAGGCCCATGCGCGCCAGCGCCCGCACATAGGCCACGCGCATCTTGCCGTAAGCCCTGTCCAGGCACTCCTGCGAAGCGTGGAAGCTGTAGCAGTCGTGCATCATGAACTCGCGGCAGCGTAGCACCCCGCCGCGCGGCCGCGGCTCGTCGCGGAACTTGATCTGCACCTGATACAGCAGCAGGGGAAGCTGGCGGTAGCTGCGCACCTCGGAGCGGATCAGGTCCGTCGCCACCTCCTCGTGCGTCATCCCCAGAACCAGGTCCCGTCTGGAGCGGTCCTGCAACCGGAACAGGACGTCCATTCCCGTGCGCCCGGTCTCCTCCCAGAGTTCCAGGGGCTGCAGCGCAGGAAACAGCACCTCTTGCGCTCCGGCACGCTCCGACTCCTCGCGCACCAGCGCCGCGATCCGCCGCAGCACCCGCCGTCCCAGAGGCAGCCATGAGTAGACACCGCTGGCCAGCTTGCGCATGTACCCCGCCCTCAGCAGGAGCCTGTGGCTGATGAGCTCCGCTTCTGAAGGGATCTCCCTCTGGGTGGGTATGAACGCCTGAGAGTATCTCACTTTGCCCCCGCCTCGGCTCCGCCGGTCTCCACCTCGACACGCACGCCCCGTTCTTCCGGAGCCTCATCCCGTCCGGGTGTTCCGGAGAGGTCCATCTCCACTGCCACTTCGCCGCATGCTTCGAAGAACCTGCATTTGAAGCAGTCGCGCCAGATCTTCTGAGGAAACCGCGAGCGCGGCACCCGCCGGAACCCCAGCTTCTCGAAGAACTCCGGCTTCAGCGTAAGCGCAAACACTCGCGTGAGGCCCAGATCCCGCGCTTCGCGCAGGCACTCCAGCACCAGCTTCCGTCCCAGTCCGCGCCCCTGATACTCGCGGCTCACGACCAGCGAGCGGATCTCCGCAAGGTCGTAGTCCATCACGTGAAGCGCCACACATCCGCAAAGCTGGCCATCCTCGCACGCCACGTGGAAGTCGCGAAGGATCTCGTAAAGCTCATCCTCGGACCTGTGCAGCATCTCTCCCAGGTCGGCGTGCTCGTTGACCAGCCTGGCGATATGGGGCACGTCTCCGGCTCTGGCGCCTCTGATCTGCATATCGTGCATTGTCTCCTGCTCTCGCGCAGAATGCAAACAGCGGCCGCGTGCGACGCAGCCGCTGCCCGGGTTCCCTCCGGTATCCTCCGGAGATGGGCGCGCGGGCTACTCTTTCCGCGGCTCCTCCCCGTCTCCGGCCGCCGCGATCCTCTCCACGTGACGCACCAGTTCGTCCACCATTTCGCTTTCCGGCACCTTCCCGAGCTGCTCCCCACGCGCGAAGATCAATCCCACGCCGCCCCCGCCGGCCAGCCCCACGTCGGCCATCCTCGCCTCGCCGGGGCCATTCACCACGCACCCCATAACAGCCACACGCAGCGGCCGCGACGTCTTGATGTGCTGCAGCCGTTCTTTTACCGCCTCCGCAGTGCCATGCAAGTCTATGTCGCAGCGTCCGCACGACGGACAGGCCACGATGGTAATACCTCCCTCGCGAAGGTCCAGGCACTCCAGAAGCTGCTTGCCCACCCGGATCTCCTCCACCGGGTCCGCTGTCAGGGAGACCCGGATGGTGTCCCCGATGCCCATCGCCAGAAGCGCCCCGATCCCAACGCAGGAGCGGATGGTGCCCTCGAAGGGCAGGCCGGCCTCGGTGATCCCCAGATGCAGAGGATAGTCCGTCAGCTCCGCCATCATCCGGTAGGCCGCGATGGTCGTCGGCACTTCGAACGACTTCAACGAGATCACAATATCGTGAAACCCTTCCTCCTCCAGTATGCGCACCTCGTCCAGCGCGCTCTGGACAAGGGCCTGCGGCGTGGGAGGTCCGTAGCGCTCCGTATCCAGCGATCCGGAGTTCGCTCCCACCCTGATGGGGATCATTCGCTCTTTCGCGGCCCGCACCACCTCACGGATCTTCTGCGGGTCCCGGATGTTGCCGGGGTTCAAGCGGAGCTTGTCAATGCCCGCCTCAATGGCCTTGAGCGCCAGAATGTGACTGAAGTGGATGTCCGCCACCAGCGGCACAGGAGACTGGCGGCGGATTTCGGGAATGGCTTCCGCATCGCGGTGATGCGGGACCGCGATACGCACAATGTCCGCTCCCGCCTCCGCCAGCTCGTTGATCTGGCGCACAGTGGCGTCTATGTCATGGGTCTTCGTGGTGCACATGGACTGGAGCGCGACCGGCGCATCGCCGCCGATCCCGACTCCGCCCACATTCACCATCCTGCTTTTGCGTCTTTGTATCATTATTTCAAGCCCAAGTGTCCGGCTGGGACAATCCGGACGGGTCAGCGTGTCTTTTTGAGGTTACGGTTTACTGAAATATAGTGTGGTGATGTCCTTGGCCAGCACCAGGACGATGATCACCGCCAGGGTCGCCAGCCCCACCACCAGCGCGGTCTGTTGCGCCCGAGCGCTCAGCCGCCGCCTCCGCACCGCCTCAACGCTGAGCAGCAACAGATGCCCTCCGTCCAGCACAGGGATGGGCAGCAGGTTCAGCACCGCGAAGTTCAGGCTCAGCATGGCCGTGAGGATGATCAGATCCGCCGCCCCGCGTTTTGCCGCGTCGTGCGTTGCGTTGATGATTGCCAGCGGTCCGCCCGCCTCCTGCTTCAACCGGCCAAGCGAGCTGATGACGCCCAGAAGCTGGCGCACCATTCCAAAGCTGATCTCGGTGCCCTTCCGAATGGAGTCCCACACCCCCAGCCGCTGGATCTCGGCTCCGGGGGTGAACCCCAGCCGTCCCACCACGCGGGACCCTTCCCGGTCGCTGCGGCTCGTGGGATACAGGGTTACCAGCCGGCCATCCCGCTCCACCACTACCTTGAAGGTCTGACCGGGACGGGAGCGGATCTCTCGCATCATCTCCTCGCCGGTCTCGATGCGCTTGCCCGCGATCTCAACGAACCGGTCGCCCGGCTTCAGCCCCACCTTCTCCGCGGGAGATCCGGGCTGGACGGATACCACGGTGGGCTTGCCGACAGGCAGCCCTGCGGTCATCCCGATGGAGCAGAAGATCAGGTAGCCGAACAGGAAGCTGGCCAGGGGCCCCGCAAAGATCACTCCCATCCGCTTCCAGACGCTTTGCGCGTTGAACCCGTCCGGCGGCGATTCCTCCCCCGGGTCCATTCCGGCGATCCGCACGAACCCTCCGGCGGGTATGGGCCGGATGTTGTACTCCGTGCCACCCCGGCGGAGCACCGTCCACTTCCCTGGGCCGAAGCCGACGGCGAATTCCTCCACCCGCATCCCTGCCGCCTTGGCGGCCAGGAAATGCCCCAGCTCGTGGGCCACCACCAGCGCCACGATCGCCGCAATGACCCCCAGCACGGGAAGGATCGTCGATAGGGCTGAGCCCAGGATGGGAACGGATTCAAACATCGGTCGGACTGTTCAGCTTTCCTGCGAACGGCGGTTTGGATGCCCCGAGCAGCCGGGCGCGCCGTTCACTCCTGCTCCTATGATAGTCCACTCATCGCACGGCCGCACGCGAATGCTTCTCGACAGCCTCTCTGGCCATCTCCCTGGCGCGGTAATCCGCCCGGATGATGGTTTCCAGCTCTTCAGCAGGCTCATTATCGGCGCGCGCCATCACATCCTCGATGATTTCCGGGATATCCAGAAAGGCGATGCGGCCGTCCAGGAACGCCTCCACCGCCACATCATCGGCCGCGCTCATCACCGCGGGGATGGTCCCACCGCGCCTGGCGGCTACCCGGGCCAGCCGCAGGCAGGGGAAGCGATCTTCATCCGGGGGGTGAAACTCAAGAGGCCCGCAGGTCAAAAGGTCCAGTTGCGGCAGAGCCGTGTCCACACGCTCCGGGTAGAGCAGGGCATACTGGATGGGCAGCCGCATGTCCGGCACTCCAAGCTGCGCTTTTACGCTGCCGTCCTTGAACCGCACCAGGGAATGCACGATGCTGCGGGGATGGATCACCACATCCACGTTCTGCGGATCCACCCCGAACAGCGCTTCCGCCTCCAGAATCTCCAGCCCCTTGTTCATCAAAGTGGCGGAGTCAATGGTCACCTTCTGCCCCATCTTCCAGGTGGGATGGGCCAGCGCCATGGCCGGAGTGATGGAGGCCATCTGCTCACGGCTGGCCCGCGCGAACGGCCCTCCCGACGCTGTCAGGATGATGCGCTCCACCGAGCCTTCAGGCTCGCCGGTCAGGCACTGGAAGATGGCGGAGTGTTCGCTGTCCACCGGGATGAGCTTCGCTCCGCCCTCTCTGACCGCCCGCCGGACCGGTTCCTTCGCCGCGACTAGCACCTCCTTGCTCGCGATAGCGATCTGTTTGCCTGCCTCGGCTGCGGCGATGGTGGGCCGCAGACCGGCAAAGCCCTGCACCCCGACGACAACCGTCTCCACCTCCGGATCCGAGGCGATCCGGCACATCCCCTCCTGACCGCACAGCACCTCCACTCCAGCGCAGGCGGGATGTTCACGCAGAGCGGCGGCTCCTTCAGAATCCGAGGCAACCACGAAATGCGGGCGGAATCGCCGCACCTGCTGCGCCAGCAGCTCGATGTTCCTGCCGCCGGCGAGCGAACGGACCCTGACCCGGCCCTGGAGGCGTTCCACAACATCCAGCACCTGGGTCCCGATGGAGCCCGTGCTGCCCAGCACGCTGATGCTTCTGACTGTCTGTTCCGAGCGCATGGTCAGAGTCTCCGGGGCAATGTCCGGGGCTTCGAATGCATCCCCGGCTCTTCCGTGAAGGTCAAACCGCGGCGGGGATGCCGCCAAATTTGCGAACGCGGGACTGATAGTCGGCGATGGCGCGGAGCAGGTCGTCCTCCGAGAAATCCGGCCAGAGAACCTGCGTGACGTGGATTTCGGCGTAGGCTATCTGCCACAGCAGGAAATTGGAGATCCGCATCTCACCCGCGGTGCGGATCAGCAGGTCGGGCTCGGGGAGATCCGGCTGATAAAGGCAGGCGGCCAGCGTATCTTCCCCGATTTGATCGGGATCCAGCTTTCCGGCGCGGGCTTGCTCCGCCAGGGCGCGCGCCGCGTCCACCAGTTCCGCCCGTC
The sequence above is drawn from the Armatimonadota bacterium genome and encodes:
- a CDS encoding acetyltransferase, which translates into the protein MQIRGARAGDVPHIARLVNEHADLGEMLHRSEDELYEILRDFHVACEDGQLCGCVALHVMDYDLAEIRSLVVSREYQGRGLGRKLVLECLREARDLGLTRVFALTLKPEFFEKLGFRRVPRSRFPQKIWRDCFKCRFFEACGEVAVEMDLSGTPGRDEAPEERGVRVEVETGGAEAGAK
- the yngK gene encoding UPF0748 protein YngK, yielding MMSLKARLTTLILLILALTSGCSAQSVPLTEEELHAIPSPPREFRAAWIATVANIDWPSRPGLSVDQQKSELVRIMDRAAELNLNALIFQVRPACDAMYESSLEPWSEFLTGTMGKAPEPFYDPLAFAIEEAHRRGIELHAWFNPYRARHPQGKSPISPDHVSKKRPELVKQYGRYLWLDPGEKAVQDHSIAVMLDVARRYDVDGIHIDDYFYPYKERGPDGKILDFPDERSWQEYRKGGGTLSRDDWRRENVNNFIQRLYAELRKVKPHVKFGISPFGIYRPGYPPGIQGFDQYSELYADARKWLHEGWLDYWTPQLYWKIEARAQSYPVLLRYWVQENRQGRHIWPGNFTSKVLEDWPVSEILEQVRVTRQQEGASGNVHFSFKALQRNQALADGLKELYAVRALPPASTWLDDRLPARPTLELSVEPDGLSVTARWKPGDEERPFLWVLYTRPGGQWKAHVLPGAYREAKLQLSGADEVEYAVAVAAVDRCGNEGPKAGLKVQLKKAGQ
- the gabT gene encoding 4-aminobutyrate aminotransferase — translated: MATREFPLEPRQVERIETAYRRIVTPIPVPESIPILQKLRDAEPRSMGGQPPVIWDSGEGSFIRDPYGNQWIDFSSGVLVTSVGHHHPRVVAAIRETAEKHLYHAYCFPTDVRARLVEKLSSLMPPPLHRVFLLTTGSEAVECAIKLAKTRAVTRGETQRRVIVGFDNAFHGRTMGSQLAGGIPALKTWIGCGCPDFVQVPYPDGFRCPDTSFALFEKTLAQKGVRPEQVAGVLSETYQGCNAKLMPEQYARDLRAWCDANGAALIFDEVQAGFGRTGKMFGFQHYGIVPDLACFGKGISGGMPLSAVAGTDEMMGLYGPGEMTSTHSANPVCAAAALANIEVILEEGLVEHAKELERDLLDAGARMMAASSGRIGRADGAGLVMALQFVRPGTTEPDPDLAFEVVRRAVECGVMLFAPVGVGGGAIKVNPPLNIQRDVLLEGLETLESCVKAALASA
- the proS gene encoding proline--tRNA ligase gives rise to the protein MRYSQAFIPTQREIPSEAELISHRLLLRAGYMRKLASGVYSWLPLGRRVLRRIAALVREESERAGAQEVLFPALQPLELWEETGRTGMDVLFRLQDRSRRDLVLGMTHEEVATDLIRSEVRSYRQLPLLLYQVQIKFRDEPRPRGGVLRCREFMMHDCYSFHASQECLDRAYGKMRVAYVRALARMGLDFVTVEADPDGFGSTNHRFVTLVDSGEDLVFLCDSCGYAADSDRCELGDPGPAEPIEADPPKLVRTPGMRTVEEVTAFLQVPAEKLIKTLLYCTQNGDVVAALVRGDRDLNEAKLERALGGVAVEMASADVVERITGAPVGFAGPQGLEGVRIIADRELQIGGNWVAGANHADAHVLNVNEGRDFQVDLWADLRAACDGDPCPRCGGELEALYGIEMAHIFQIGTRFSEAMGAYFQDAAGQERPVYLGSYGLGVSRAVAAIAEQNADVDGLLWPATVAPFDVTLVCLNAAQDIQVAEEIFAMLQQAGISVLLDDRDERAGVKFKDADLIGIPLQIVVGRGARDGWVELRVRGRDVREEVAVTDIVERTLAMRRALISELDRAAAEAEAAAR
- a CDS encoding magnesium transporter MgtC — translated: MATWDYLLNVTGQLVLSVVFASVVGFERELHGRPAGLRTHILVGVGATLFTIASRQVAGTTGDAGRIAAQIVTGVGFLGAGTIIHHGSVVRGLTTAATLWAVAGVGLAVGLGGRMIYTALIATLVIWATLTIIRRIERFLEGWRDSRELFVTCTNAKKTMRQVVDLLDDMGIEVRSAGTLAGLGGGVGTLALSVYRPGGLDIPELTGRLSELQDIVAVEWR
- the argE gene encoding acetylornithine deacetylase — its product is MTTEEPRDAGHRLDRAIDGMLEDAAVLLERLIQVPSPAGSEGEAQLTLLRWLMGRGMECFLQEVDPELESDADYVPCQADGRHAPNVRMRIGRAAGGKTLVLNTHMDVVPPEATSGYAVHRENNVICGRGACDAKGQVVTMCLAMLAVREAGLEPTGECVGLSVVEEEAGGNGTLAWIRTGGRADGCVVLEPSRLEVHPANRGALWFRILVRGKATHMGRWWEGQSAFEDLEKVLAGVRAFGEALVERSRDVPLFPSHPSPVHVNIGEVHAGDWPSTVPATAEARGAVSFLPNASLEEVRSGLESAVREARQRHRVDAEIRFDGLANAPYALDVAHPLPTLLAQQVAEVRGRAQISGFLASCDARLIHLRAGIPTVVFGPGDLRDAHSAWEKVALEEIRDAARALARLIVRWCGTETV